A genomic region of Dickeya solani IPO 2222 contains the following coding sequences:
- a CDS encoding metal-dependent hydrolase produces the protein MLLVDSHCHLDGLDYQSLHKDVSDVLSKAREREVGFFLAVATTLPGFRAMTELIGERDNVAFSCGVHPLSQEEPYDFAELRTLAALPSVVALGETGLDYYYQQDTIPQQQASFREHIRVGRALNKPVIVHTRSAREDTLAILREEKADECGGVLHCFTEDRETAEKLLDLGFYISFSGIVTFRNADALRDVARYVPLDRLLIETDSPWLAPVPYRGKENQPAYVRDVAEYLAVLKNVSLEQLASTTTENFARLFHIDAARLTVA, from the coding sequence ATGTTGTTAGTTGATTCCCACTGCCATCTTGATGGTTTGGATTATCAGTCGCTGCACAAAGACGTGTCTGACGTGCTGAGCAAGGCCCGTGAGCGTGAGGTGGGCTTTTTTCTGGCGGTGGCGACCACCTTACCGGGATTCCGCGCTATGACCGAATTGATCGGCGAGCGCGACAATGTGGCGTTTTCCTGCGGCGTACACCCGCTCAGCCAGGAAGAGCCGTACGATTTCGCCGAGCTACGCACGCTGGCGGCCTTACCGTCGGTTGTCGCTTTAGGGGAAACCGGGCTGGATTACTATTATCAGCAAGACACCATCCCGCAGCAGCAGGCATCGTTTCGCGAGCACATCCGCGTTGGCCGAGCGCTGAATAAGCCGGTGATTGTGCATACTCGTTCCGCCCGTGAAGATACGCTTGCCATTCTGCGCGAAGAAAAAGCGGACGAATGCGGCGGTGTGCTGCACTGTTTTACCGAAGATCGGGAAACGGCGGAGAAACTGCTGGATTTGGGGTTCTATATTTCCTTTTCCGGGATCGTAACTTTCCGTAATGCGGACGCATTGCGCGACGTCGCGCGCTACGTGCCGCTGGACCGGCTGCTGATTGAAACCGATTCCCCGTGGCTGGCGCCGGTTCCCTATCGCGGCAAGGAAAATCAGCCCGCCTACGTGCGTGATGTGGCTGAATATCTGGCTGTACTCAAAAATGTCAGTCTCGAACAACTGGCATCCACCACTACCGAAAATTTTGCTCGGTTATTCCACATTGATGCAGCACGGTTGACCGTGGCCTGA
- the holB gene encoding DNA polymerase III subunit delta', which translates to MEWYPWLNAPYRQLLASHQAERGHHALLLHAIDGMGDASLVYAFSRWLLCRQPDGAKSCGRCHSCELMSAGTHPDWHTLSPEKGKHSLGVDAVRDVLEPVYQRSRQGGAKVVWLPQAESLTEAAANALLKTLEEPPAQTYFLLGCREPGRLLATLRSRCLHWYLDVPAEPQGMQWLRGRGHHDGLALQTALRLAAGAPLVAEALLQPDNWKARQAVCQQLGQSLQSGDALALLPVFNHDDADRRIHWVSTLFLDALKWRHQAADQRTNQDQAALVAQLASQLGDARLHYGLRRWLHCRHQLLSVTGVNRELLLTELLLAWESLLSSPTLPVSSSFS; encoded by the coding sequence ATGGAGTGGTATCCCTGGCTGAATGCGCCTTACCGCCAGCTGTTGGCGTCGCATCAGGCGGAGCGTGGTCACCACGCGCTGTTGTTGCACGCCATCGACGGCATGGGCGACGCCTCGCTGGTGTACGCATTCAGCCGCTGGCTGCTGTGCCGGCAGCCGGATGGCGCAAAGAGCTGCGGCCGCTGCCATTCCTGTGAGTTGATGAGCGCCGGCACCCATCCGGACTGGCATACCCTCAGCCCGGAAAAAGGCAAGCACAGCCTGGGGGTTGACGCGGTGCGTGATGTGCTGGAGCCGGTGTACCAGCGTTCGCGGCAGGGCGGTGCGAAAGTGGTTTGGCTACCGCAGGCGGAAAGCCTGACCGAAGCGGCGGCCAACGCGCTGCTGAAAACGCTGGAGGAGCCGCCGGCGCAAACCTATTTTCTGCTGGGATGCCGCGAACCGGGACGGTTGCTGGCGACGCTGCGCAGTCGCTGCCTGCATTGGTACCTGGATGTGCCGGCTGAGCCGCAAGGGATGCAATGGCTGCGTGGGCGCGGGCACCATGATGGGCTGGCGCTGCAGACCGCGTTGCGTCTGGCCGCGGGGGCGCCGCTGGTTGCTGAAGCATTGTTGCAGCCGGACAACTGGAAGGCGCGTCAGGCCGTTTGCCAGCAGCTGGGGCAGAGCCTGCAGTCCGGTGATGCGCTGGCGCTGTTGCCCGTGTTCAATCATGATGACGCCGATCGCCGTATCCACTGGGTGAGCACACTGTTTCTGGATGCCCTGAAATGGCGCCATCAGGCTGCGGATCAGCGGACCAACCAGGATCAGGCGGCGCTGGTGGCGCAACTGGCGTCACAACTTGGCGATGCTCGCCTGCACTATGGCTTGCGGCGCTGGCTGCACTGTCGTCACCAGTTGCTGTCGGTGACGGGCGTTAACCGCGAATTGTTATTGACGGAACTGTTGCTGGCGTGGGAGAGCCTGTTGTCGTCTCCGACGCTGCCGGTGTCGTCGTCTTTTTCCTGA
- the tmk gene encoding dTMP kinase has protein sequence MNSKFIVIEGLEGAGKTSAHAVVVETLRTFGIDDIVFTREPGGTPLAETLRELIKQGVANETLTDKAELLMLYAARVQLVENVIRPALARGAWVVGDRHDLSSQAYQGGGRGIDEQLMTSLRDTVLGDFRPDLTLYLDIPPELGLKRARQRGALDRIEQESLAFFERTRARYQQLAAADASIVTIDASRDLEQVNADIRQALSDWLQQLNERGE, from the coding sequence ATGAACAGTAAATTTATCGTAATTGAAGGCCTGGAAGGCGCGGGTAAGACCAGCGCTCATGCGGTGGTGGTGGAAACGCTACGGACATTCGGCATTGATGACATCGTGTTTACCCGTGAACCCGGCGGCACGCCGCTGGCAGAAACACTGCGCGAGTTGATCAAGCAGGGCGTGGCGAATGAAACGCTGACGGATAAGGCCGAATTGCTGATGCTGTATGCGGCGCGGGTGCAACTGGTGGAGAACGTGATTCGTCCTGCGCTGGCCCGCGGCGCGTGGGTGGTGGGCGATCGGCACGATCTCTCTTCTCAGGCCTATCAGGGTGGCGGCCGGGGTATCGATGAGCAGTTGATGACCTCGCTGCGGGATACCGTGCTGGGCGATTTCCGTCCCGATTTGACGCTGTATCTGGATATTCCGCCTGAGTTGGGGCTTAAACGCGCCCGCCAGCGTGGCGCGCTGGATCGTATTGAGCAGGAGTCGCTGGCGTTTTTCGAACGTACCCGCGCCCGCTATCAGCAACTGGCGGCGGCCGACGCCTCTATCGTGACGATTGATGCATCCCGAGACTTGGAGCAGGTCAACGCCGACATCCGTCAGGCCTTGTCTGACTGGTTACAGCAACTGAACGAGCGAGGGGAGTGA
- the mltG gene encoding endolytic transglycosylase MltG, translated as MKRIKRGLGIIVLLAIVAWGLWKQIQHFADSPLAIKQETIFTLPSGTNREGLKELLVEQQIIGASGWFPWLLHLEPELAAFKAGTYRLMPAMTVRDMLVLLASGKEAQFSLRFVEGSRLKDWQETLKSAPYLKHSLDDKTPQEIAEAMGLKDKANPEGWFYPDTYLHTAGMSDRSILQRAQQRMTKMLNDVWQGRDEGLPYKTPDDLLVMASLIEKETAINEERPLVASVFINRLRVGMRLQTDPTVIYGMGDSYNGVITRSALEAPTPYNTYVISGLPPTPIAMPGKASLEAAAHPAKTGYLYFVADGKGGHKFTTNLNDHNRAVQAYRSAQAAAGKEKNEQ; from the coding sequence ATGAAGAGAATAAAACGGGGTCTTGGGATTATTGTTCTGCTGGCAATCGTTGCCTGGGGGCTGTGGAAACAGATACAGCACTTTGCCGATTCACCGCTGGCTATTAAACAGGAAACCATTTTTACTCTCCCTTCCGGCACCAATCGTGAAGGTTTAAAAGAGCTGCTGGTAGAACAACAGATTATTGGCGCCAGCGGTTGGTTCCCCTGGTTGCTGCATCTGGAGCCAGAACTGGCGGCGTTTAAGGCGGGAACCTACCGGTTGATGCCTGCGATGACGGTGCGCGACATGCTGGTGCTGCTGGCCAGCGGCAAAGAAGCGCAGTTTTCGCTGCGCTTTGTCGAAGGTTCGCGCCTGAAAGACTGGCAGGAAACGCTGAAGTCGGCACCTTATCTCAAGCACTCGCTGGATGATAAAACACCGCAGGAAATCGCCGAGGCGATGGGGTTGAAAGACAAAGCCAATCCAGAAGGCTGGTTTTATCCGGATACGTATCTGCACACGGCGGGCATGAGCGACAGGTCTATCCTACAGCGCGCGCAGCAGCGGATGACGAAAATGCTCAATGACGTCTGGCAGGGGCGGGATGAAGGGTTACCCTACAAAACCCCGGACGACCTGCTAGTGATGGCGTCGTTGATTGAGAAAGAAACCGCGATTAATGAAGAGCGGCCGCTGGTGGCCTCGGTATTTATCAATCGCCTGCGCGTCGGTATGCGGTTGCAGACCGACCCGACGGTGATCTACGGCATGGGGGACAGCTATAACGGCGTGATTACCCGCAGTGCGCTGGAGGCTCCCACGCCGTACAATACCTACGTCATCAGCGGATTGCCGCCCACGCCGATTGCCATGCCGGGCAAGGCGTCCCTCGAAGCAGCCGCGCATCCGGCCAAAACCGGCTATCTCTATTTTGTGGCCGACGGCAAGGGTGGACACAAATTTACCACCAATCTGAACGATCATAACCGCGCCGTGCAGGCGTATCGTTCCGCGCAGGCTGCCGCCGGAAAGGAAAAGAATGAACAGTAA
- the pabC gene encoding aminodeoxychorismate lyase, protein MWWIDGKAEQCLPVSDRSVQFGDGCFTTARVVNGRIVWLERHIRRLQQAAEKLLLPDPDWQQLSDEMQQAAGGRIDGVVKAIISRGNGGRGYSPAGCHKPVRIVMQAAYPQHYVNWRQDGIRLALSPVSLAQSAWLAGIKHLNRLEQVFIRMHLEQSGADEALVLDTSGALVECCAANLFWRKGTRVFTPDVSLAGVDGVARRHIMALLSASAYELHVVTEPLETLADADEVLVCNALMPVIPVNQAHIWCYRSRELYDFLSPNCES, encoded by the coding sequence ATGTGGTGGATTGACGGAAAAGCGGAGCAATGCCTGCCGGTATCGGATCGCAGCGTACAGTTTGGCGACGGCTGTTTCACCACGGCCAGGGTTGTGAACGGCCGGATTGTCTGGCTGGAGAGACATATTCGGCGGTTGCAGCAGGCGGCGGAAAAACTGTTGTTGCCCGACCCTGACTGGCAGCAACTGAGCGATGAGATGCAGCAGGCCGCCGGGGGCCGAATTGACGGCGTGGTGAAAGCCATTATCAGTCGGGGCAACGGCGGGCGCGGCTACAGCCCGGCAGGATGCCACAAACCGGTACGCATTGTGATGCAGGCGGCGTATCCGCAACATTATGTTAACTGGCGTCAGGATGGCATCCGGCTGGCGCTTAGCCCGGTTTCGCTGGCGCAGAGCGCCTGGCTGGCGGGGATAAAACATCTGAACCGGCTGGAGCAGGTGTTCATCCGCATGCATCTTGAACAGTCCGGCGCTGATGAGGCGCTGGTGCTTGACACCTCCGGGGCGCTGGTGGAATGCTGTGCGGCTAATTTATTCTGGCGCAAGGGAACGCGGGTTTTCACGCCGGATGTCTCGCTTGCCGGCGTTGACGGCGTCGCGCGGCGGCATATTATGGCGCTGTTGTCGGCATCGGCGTATGAATTGCATGTGGTGACCGAACCACTGGAAACGCTGGCGGACGCGGACGAAGTACTGGTGTGCAATGCGTTGATGCCGGTGATACCCGTTAACCAGGCGCATATCTGGTGTTATCGCTCACGAGAGTTGTACGACTTTCTGAGCCCTAACTGTGAGTCATGA
- the fabF gene encoding beta-ketoacyl-ACP synthase II, translating to MSKRRVVVTGLGMLSPVGNTVASTWNALLAGQSGISLIDHFDTSAYATRFAGLVKDFNSEDFIPRKEARKMDAFIQYGVVAGIQAMQDSGLEVTEANASRIGAAIGSGIGGLGLIEENHSALVHGGPRKISPFFVPSTIVNMVAGHLSIMFGLRGPTISIATACTSGVHNIGHAARIIAYNDADVMLAGGAEKASTPLGVGGFGAARALSTRNDNPQAASRPWDKDRDGFVLGDGAGILVLEEYEHAKKRGAKIYAEIVGFGMSSDAYHMTSPPESGAGAALAMENALRDAGITTEQVGYINAHGTSTAAGDKAEAQAVKSVFGADTRVLVSSTKSMIGHLLGAAGAVESIFCLLALRDKAVPPTINLDNPDEGCDLDFVAHEARQVTNMEYTLCNSFGFGGTNGSLVFRKV from the coding sequence GTGTCTAAGCGTCGAGTAGTTGTGACTGGTCTGGGCATGTTATCTCCTGTCGGCAATACAGTAGCGTCAACCTGGAATGCTCTGCTTGCCGGTCAGAGTGGCATCAGCCTGATTGATCATTTCGATACTAGTGCCTATGCAACGCGTTTTGCTGGCTTAGTAAAGGACTTTAACAGTGAAGATTTCATCCCGCGCAAAGAAGCGCGCAAGATGGATGCCTTTATTCAATACGGGGTTGTAGCCGGCATTCAGGCCATGCAGGATTCAGGCCTTGAGGTGACGGAAGCCAATGCGAGTCGTATCGGAGCCGCTATCGGGTCGGGTATTGGTGGTCTGGGGCTGATCGAGGAAAACCATAGCGCGCTGGTGCATGGTGGACCGCGTAAAATCAGTCCGTTCTTTGTGCCGTCCACTATTGTCAATATGGTCGCTGGGCACCTGAGCATCATGTTCGGCCTGCGTGGACCTACCATTTCCATCGCCACCGCATGTACTTCTGGTGTGCATAACATCGGCCACGCTGCGCGCATTATCGCGTATAACGATGCCGATGTTATGTTGGCCGGCGGGGCGGAAAAGGCCAGTACGCCGCTGGGCGTTGGCGGATTCGGCGCGGCGCGCGCCTTGTCGACCCGCAACGATAACCCGCAGGCGGCAAGCCGCCCGTGGGACAAAGATCGCGATGGCTTCGTGCTGGGCGACGGCGCCGGTATTCTGGTGCTGGAAGAGTATGAGCATGCCAAAAAGCGCGGAGCGAAAATCTACGCTGAAATCGTCGGTTTTGGCATGAGCAGCGACGCCTACCACATGACTTCTCCGCCGGAAAGTGGCGCCGGCGCGGCGCTGGCGATGGAGAATGCCTTGCGTGATGCAGGTATTACCACGGAACAGGTGGGTTATATCAACGCGCACGGTACGTCTACGGCGGCGGGTGATAAAGCCGAAGCACAGGCGGTGAAGTCGGTGTTCGGTGCGGATACCCGCGTGCTGGTTAGTTCGACCAAATCCATGATCGGTCACCTGTTGGGTGCGGCGGGTGCGGTGGAGTCGATCTTCTGTCTTCTGGCGTTGCGCGATAAGGCAGTTCCGCCGACGATCAATCTGGATAACCCGGATGAAGGCTGCGATCTGGATTTCGTGGCGCACGAGGCGCGTCAGGTGACCAATATGGAATACACGTTGTGTAACTCCTTTGGTTTCGGCGGCACCAACGGTTCCTTGGTGTTTCGCAAAGTCTGA
- the acpP gene encoding acyl carrier protein, whose amino-acid sequence MSTIEERVKKIIVEQLGVKPEEVVNNASFVDDLGADSLDTVELVMALEEEFDTEIPDEEAEKITTVQAAIDFIQANQQ is encoded by the coding sequence ATGAGCACTATCGAAGAACGCGTTAAGAAAATCATCGTTGAACAGCTGGGCGTTAAGCCGGAAGAAGTCGTGAACAATGCCTCTTTCGTTGATGACCTGGGCGCTGATTCTCTTGACACTGTTGAGCTGGTAATGGCATTGGAAGAAGAATTCGATACCGAGATCCCAGACGAAGAAGCTGAGAAAATCACGACTGTTCAGGCAGCCATCGATTTTATTCAGGCTAACCAGCAGTAA
- the fabG gene encoding 3-oxoacyl-ACP reductase FabG — MNFEGKIALVTGASRGIGRAIAEMLAARGATVIGTATSDKGAADISEWLGPKGKGYALNVTDSASIESVLASIKEAFGDIDILVNNAGITRDDLMLRMKDEAWQEVLDTNLSSVFRLSKAVLRAMMKKRFGRIITVGSVIGSRGNAGQANYAAAKAGLVGFSKSLAQEVASRGITVNVVAPGFIETDMTRALTEEQRVGILANVPANRLGDAKEIASAVAFLASDEAGYITGETLHVNGGMYMI, encoded by the coding sequence GGGCGCAAGTCGTGGCATCGGCCGGGCGATTGCCGAGATGCTGGCTGCCCGCGGCGCCACCGTAATCGGTACCGCCACCAGTGACAAAGGGGCAGCGGATATCAGCGAGTGGCTGGGGCCGAAAGGCAAAGGCTACGCGTTGAATGTTACGGATAGCGCCTCGATTGAAAGCGTTTTAGCCAGCATCAAAGAAGCGTTTGGCGATATTGATATTTTGGTGAATAACGCCGGTATTACGCGTGATGATCTGATGCTGCGTATGAAAGACGAAGCCTGGCAGGAAGTGCTGGATACCAACCTGAGCTCCGTTTTTCGGCTGTCTAAGGCGGTGCTGCGCGCCATGATGAAAAAACGTTTTGGCCGCATCATCACCGTAGGGTCTGTCATCGGTTCCCGCGGTAACGCCGGTCAGGCCAACTATGCCGCCGCCAAGGCTGGTCTGGTTGGTTTTAGCAAATCGCTGGCGCAGGAAGTCGCGTCTCGCGGCATCACCGTTAACGTGGTGGCGCCGGGTTTTATCGAAACTGATATGACGCGGGCATTGACAGAAGAACAGCGTGTGGGCATTTTGGCGAATGTTCCTGCCAACCGTCTGGGTGATGCGAAAGAAATCGCCAGCGCTGTAGCGTTTTTAGCCTCTGATGAGGCGGGTTACATTACTGGCGAAACATTGCATGTCAATGGTGGCATGTATATGATCTGA